The following are encoded in a window of Pseudomonas graminis genomic DNA:
- the rne gene encoding ribonuclease E — MKRMLINATQPEELRVALVDGQRLYDLDIESGAREQKKANIYKGRITRIEPSLEAAFVDFGSERHGFLPLKEISREYFKKSPEGRVNIKDVLSEGQEVIVQVEKEERGNKGAALTTFISLAGRYLVLMPNNPRAGGISRRIEGEERNELREALNGLIAPADMGLIVRTAGLGRSSEEMQWDLDYLLQLWTAIKEASLDRSAPFLIYQESNVIIRAIRDYLRQDIGEVLIDSVEAQEEALTFIRQVMPQYASKIKLYEDSVPLFNRFQIESQIETAFQRVVELPSGGSIVIDPTEALVSIDINSARATKGSDIEETALQTNLEAAEEIARQLRLRDIGGLIVIDFIDMTPAKNQRAVEEKVRESLEADRARVQVGRISRFGLLEMSRQRLRPSLGESSGIVCPRCNGTGIIRDVESLSLAILRLIEEEALKDRTAEVRAQVPIPVAAFLLNEKRNSITKIELRTRARIIILPNDHLETPHFEVQRLRDDSPEAHSLQTSYEIAAAAAEVEEVAPPAAATRTLVRQEAAVKTAPARANAPVPVEAAAPVAAAPAPIAHEPSLFKGLVKSLVSLFASKEEPAAAAPAAVVEKPAAERPARNDERRNGRQQSRSRNGRRDEERKPREERAPRADREERAPREERAPREERAPREERAPREPREAREETTAPREERQARAPREERQPRAGREDRKPREERVRELREPIDAAPAVNLPREERPERAPREERQPRAPREERQPRAEQAVVAAEDETLLTSEEQQDDNQEHAEGDRPRRRSRGQRRRSNRRERQRDANGNEIEGSEGVEGSEGSEAHDGESNEHSHESHDEVHANADRGDVAAGASVAAVAERVISATAEADAHRQAERANTSVEARATEAAPVAQASKAAPEAPAVESPAPEAKRSVMPEVEVATFDASLSPFERQVKAAAEAESTDTPASAETSVAVEAPAVVEAPAFMPTPALVHEAVEVAVAEPVHVVEPVKAEHVQAAEPVQTAEPAEASELVQISEPAQAAEPVHAKASVIDAPTVVEPVALQPVAAEPVIAPAVEAPAQTAAPEIVAAPVAVEPPQVPVAEPAKEETPALPVASNGRAPNDPREVRRRRLEAERQQKEAQASDEPKPLV; from the coding sequence GACGGCCAGCGCCTCTACGACCTGGACATCGAATCCGGGGCCCGCGAACAGAAGAAGGCCAACATCTACAAAGGCCGGATCACGCGTATCGAACCCAGCCTTGAAGCCGCGTTTGTCGACTTCGGCTCCGAGCGTCACGGCTTTCTGCCGCTGAAAGAAATCTCCCGCGAATACTTCAAGAAGTCGCCCGAAGGCCGCGTCAACATCAAGGACGTCCTGAGCGAAGGCCAGGAAGTCATCGTTCAGGTCGAGAAAGAAGAGCGTGGCAACAAGGGCGCTGCCCTGACCACGTTCATCAGCCTCGCAGGCCGCTATCTGGTCCTGATGCCGAACAACCCGCGTGCCGGCGGCATCTCCCGTCGTATCGAAGGCGAAGAGCGTAACGAACTGCGTGAAGCGCTGAACGGCCTGATCGCCCCTGCCGACATGGGTCTGATCGTTCGCACTGCCGGCCTTGGCCGCAGCAGCGAAGAAATGCAGTGGGACCTCGATTACCTGCTGCAACTGTGGACCGCGATAAAAGAGGCCTCCCTCGACCGCTCCGCGCCCTTCCTGATCTATCAGGAAAGCAACGTCATCATCCGCGCCATCCGCGACTATCTGCGCCAGGACATCGGCGAAGTGCTGATCGACAGCGTCGAAGCCCAGGAAGAAGCGCTGACGTTCATCCGTCAGGTGATGCCGCAGTACGCCAGCAAGATCAAGCTCTACGAAGACAGCGTTCCGCTGTTCAACCGTTTCCAGATCGAAAGCCAGATCGAAACCGCCTTCCAGCGCGTCGTCGAACTGCCTTCCGGTGGCTCCATCGTCATCGATCCGACCGAAGCACTGGTGTCCATCGACATCAACTCGGCGCGCGCCACCAAGGGCAGCGACATCGAAGAGACCGCCCTGCAGACCAACCTTGAAGCGGCTGAGGAAATCGCCCGTCAACTGCGTCTGCGCGACATCGGCGGCCTGATCGTCATCGACTTCATCGACATGACCCCGGCCAAGAACCAGCGCGCCGTGGAAGAAAAGGTCCGTGAAAGCCTCGAAGCGGACCGTGCCCGCGTTCAGGTCGGTCGCATCTCGCGCTTCGGCTTGCTGGAAATGTCCCGTCAGCGTCTGCGTCCCTCCCTGGGCGAGAGCAGCGGTATCGTTTGCCCGCGTTGCAACGGCACCGGCATCATTCGTGACGTTGAATCGCTGTCGCTGGCGATCCTGCGCCTGATTGAAGAAGAAGCGCTGAAAGACCGCACGGCAGAAGTGCGCGCTCAAGTGCCGATCCCGGTCGCTGCGTTCTTGCTCAACGAAAAACGCAACTCGATCACCAAGATCGAACTGCGCACCCGCGCGCGCATCATCATTCTGCCGAACGACCATCTCGAAACCCCGCACTTCGAAGTGCAGCGTCTGCGTGATGACAGTCCGGAAGCCCACAGCCTGCAGACCAGCTATGAAATCGCTGCCGCTGCTGCTGAAGTGGAAGAAGTTGCACCGCCTGCCGCTGCTACCCGCACCCTGGTTCGCCAGGAAGCGGCAGTCAAGACCGCTCCGGCCCGTGCCAATGCACCGGTTCCGGTGGAAGCCGCTGCACCGGTTGCCGCTGCCCCTGCACCGATTGCCCACGAGCCAAGCTTGTTCAAAGGCCTGGTGAAGTCGCTGGTCAGCCTGTTCGCTTCCAAGGAAGAGCCTGCAGCTGCCGCACCTGCCGCCGTGGTCGAAAAACCGGCTGCCGAACGTCCTGCGCGCAACGACGAGCGCCGTAATGGCCGTCAGCAGAGCCGCAGCCGTAACGGCCGTCGTGACGAAGAACGCAAGCCGCGTGAAGAACGTGCGCCGCGTGCCGATCGCGAAGAACGCGCACCCCGTGAAGAACGTGCCCCACGTGAGGAGCGCGCGCCGCGTGAAGAGCGTGCACCGCGCGAGCCGCGTGAAGCCCGTGAAGAAACTACCGCACCGCGTGAAGAGCGTCAGGCCCGTGCGCCTCGCGAAGAGCGTCAGCCACGTGCTGGGCGTGAAGACCGCAAGCCGCGTGAAGAGCGTGTGCGTGAACTGCGTGAGCCGATCGACGCCGCACCGGCTGTCAACCTGCCCCGCGAAGAACGCCCTGAGCGCGCCCCGCGTGAAGAGCGTCAGCCGCGTGCGCCGCGTGAAGAGCGTCAACCACGCGCCGAACAGGCTGTAGTGGCTGCTGAAGACGAAACCCTGCTGACCAGCGAAGAGCAGCAGGATGACAACCAGGAGCACGCCGAAGGCGATCGCCCTCGTCGTCGTTCACGTGGTCAGCGTCGTCGCAGCAACCGTCGTGAGCGCCAGCGTGATGCCAATGGCAATGAAATCGAAGGCAGCGAAGGCGTTGAGGGTTCGGAAGGTTCTGAAGCCCACGACGGCGAAAGCAATGAGCACAGTCATGAGTCCCATGACGAAGTGCACGCGAACGCCGACCGTGGCGATGTCGCTGCCGGTGCAAGCGTTGCGGCCGTAGCGGAGCGCGTCATCAGCGCCACCGCCGAAGCCGATGCCCACCGTCAGGCTGAACGTGCGAACACGTCCGTTGAAGCCCGCGCGACTGAAGCAGCACCGGTGGCTCAGGCCTCCAAAGCAGCGCCAGAAGCGCCCGCCGTAGAGTCCCCTGCCCCTGAAGCCAAGCGCTCGGTGATGCCGGAAGTGGAAGTGGCAACATTCGACGCCTCACTGAGCCCGTTCGAACGCCAGGTGAAAGCCGCCGCTGAAGCCGAATCGACCGACACGCCAGCCAGTGCCGAGACTTCGGTCGCTGTTGAAGCGCCCGCGGTTGTGGAAGCCCCGGCCTTTATGCCGACTCCTGCGCTGGTGCATGAGGCGGTTGAAGTCGCCGTGGCTGAGCCGGTTCACGTTGTTGAGCCTGTTAAAGCCGAGCATGTCCAGGCTGCTGAGCCTGTTCAGACGGCCGAGCCTGCCGAAGCGTCTGAGCTCGTTCAGATCTCTGAACCTGCTCAAGCCGCCGAGCCAGTGCACGCCAAGGCCTCGGTAATCGACGCGCCGACCGTGGTTGAACCCGTTGCTCTGCAGCCTGTGGCCGCTGAACCAGTCATCGCGCCAGCCGTAGAAGCGCCAGCTCAGACTGCAGCGCCGGAAATCGTCGCTGCGCCAGTCGCTGTCGAACCTCCTCAAGTGCCGGTTGCAGAACCGGCCAAAGAAGAGACGCCTGCGCTGCCGGTTGCCAGCAATGGCCGTGCACCGAACGATCCCCGTGAAGTGCGCCGCCGTCGTCTGGAAGCCGAGCGTCAGCAGAAAGAGGCGCAAGCCTCGGATGAGCCTAAACCGCTCGTTTAA
- a CDS encoding nucleotidyltransferase family protein: MSESLCAIVLAAGHGSRYRAVAGDHRNKLLAQCLGRDGTERSVLEQVLVNVSPLADKTVLLTRADYCSVAELGLRHGCEVVVLDSPGMGDSIAAAVSAEPAHRGWLIALGDMPFIHADTLERVARSVEDDAISVPVHGGRYGHPVAFGRAFGPALMALAGEKGAKRLFQGARIKEIEVDDPGVLWDVDVPAALIFQPG; encoded by the coding sequence ATGAGTGAAAGCCTGTGCGCGATCGTGCTGGCGGCGGGCCACGGCAGCCGATACCGCGCTGTTGCCGGTGACCACCGTAACAAGCTCCTGGCGCAATGCCTCGGGCGTGACGGCACGGAGCGATCTGTGCTGGAGCAGGTGCTTGTCAACGTCAGCCCCCTTGCCGATAAGACCGTCCTGCTGACCCGAGCCGATTACTGCAGCGTGGCCGAGCTGGGCCTGCGTCACGGCTGTGAAGTGGTGGTGCTGGATTCACCCGGCATGGGCGACAGTATCGCTGCTGCCGTTTCGGCGGAGCCTGCTCATCGCGGCTGGTTGATTGCGTTGGGCGACATGCCCTTCATTCATGCTGACACACTCGAGCGCGTGGCCCGTTCAGTGGAGGACGACGCCATCAGCGTACCGGTCCATGGCGGACGGTATGGGCACCCCGTCGCTTTTGGTCGTGCGTTCGGGCCGGCGCTCATGGCACTTGCCGGGGAGAAAGGCGCCAAACGGCTTTTCCAGGGCGCGCGGATCAAGGAGATCGAGGTTGACGATCCAGGTGTGTTGTGGGACGTGGACGTGCCTGCTGCGCTGATCTTTCAACCCGGTTGA
- the murB gene encoding UDP-N-acetylmuramate dehydrogenase: MTLNVQHDVSLKPYNTFGVNVRARRFAEAFSDDDVCEALAYSTRHDVPLMVIGGGSNLLLTRDVDALVLRMASRGIRIVHEDCDGAIVEAEAGEPWHPFVLDTLAQGLAGLENLSLIPGTVGAAPMQNIGAYGVELKDVFHSLTAIDRHSGELREFVLADCEFGYRDSLFKRQPNRWLILRVRFKLSYSATLHLDYGPVRQRLEEQGIKEPSPMHVSRAICAIRSEKLPDPATLGNAGSFFKNPLVSAERVAAIKLTHPGVVGYPQADGQVKLAAGWLIEQAGWKGFRDGDAGVHALQSLVLVNYGQASGEQLLALAQRIQADIFERFGVALEMEPNLY, from the coding sequence ATGACGCTGAATGTGCAACACGACGTGTCTCTCAAGCCCTACAACACGTTCGGCGTAAATGTCCGCGCCCGGCGCTTTGCCGAGGCGTTCAGCGACGACGACGTATGCGAGGCCTTGGCGTATTCGACCCGCCACGACGTGCCGTTGATGGTCATCGGCGGCGGCAGCAACTTGCTGCTGACCCGTGACGTCGATGCCCTTGTATTGCGCATGGCCAGCCGTGGCATCCGCATCGTTCACGAGGATTGCGACGGCGCCATTGTCGAAGCGGAGGCGGGCGAGCCCTGGCATCCGTTCGTGCTGGACACACTCGCCCAGGGGTTGGCGGGGCTGGAAAACCTCAGCCTGATCCCCGGCACCGTCGGCGCTGCACCGATGCAAAACATCGGCGCTTACGGCGTTGAGCTCAAGGATGTTTTTCACAGCCTGACCGCGATTGATCGGCACAGCGGCGAGCTGCGGGAATTTGTCCTGGCCGACTGCGAGTTCGGCTACCGCGACAGCTTATTCAAGCGTCAGCCAAACCGTTGGCTGATCCTGCGTGTTCGCTTCAAGCTCAGCTACTCGGCGACCCTTCACCTCGATTACGGGCCGGTGCGTCAGCGCCTGGAAGAGCAGGGCATCAAAGAGCCTTCGCCGATGCACGTGAGCCGGGCGATCTGCGCCATTCGCAGCGAAAAACTGCCGGACCCCGCCACGCTGGGCAACGCAGGGAGCTTCTTCAAGAACCCGCTGGTGTCCGCCGAGCGTGTGGCTGCCATCAAACTTACGCACCCTGGCGTCGTCGGCTACCCTCAGGCCGATGGCCAGGTAAAGCTGGCGGCCGGCTGGTTGATCGAGCAGGCGGGCTGGAAGGGCTTCCGTGACGGCGACGCAGGGGTTCATGCGCTGCAGTCGCTGGTGCTGGTCAATTATGGCCAGGCATCGGGCGAGCAATTGCTCGCTCTGGCGCAGCGGATTCAGGCGGACATCTTCGAGCGCTTCGGTGTTGCGCTGGAAATGGAACCCAACCTCTATTGA
- the kdsB gene encoding 3-deoxy-manno-octulosonate cytidylyltransferase — protein sequence MTAAFTVVIPARYGSSRFPGKPLKTIAGKPMIQHVWEQARKSSAERVVVATDDQRIVDACQAFGAEVLMTRDDHNSGTDRLAEVAAQLGLADDAIVVNVQGDEPMIPPAVIDQVADNLAAHPEARMSTLAEPIEDVTSLFNPNVVKVCSDLHGLALTFSRAPLPWARDALAKSRDTLPEGVPYRRHIGIYAYRAGFLHDFVSWGPCWLENTENLEQLRALWHGVRIHVADALEAPPAGVDTAEDLERVRRLLEA from the coding sequence ATGACCGCAGCGTTCACCGTTGTCATCCCGGCGCGCTACGGCTCCAGTCGCTTTCCCGGCAAGCCACTGAAAACCATCGCTGGCAAGCCGATGATCCAGCACGTCTGGGAACAGGCGCGCAAAAGCAGCGCAGAGCGCGTGGTGGTTGCCACTGACGATCAGCGCATCGTCGACGCCTGCCAGGCGTTCGGCGCCGAAGTGCTGATGACCCGCGACGATCACAATTCCGGCACCGACCGCCTGGCTGAAGTCGCCGCCCAGCTGGGTCTGGCCGACGACGCCATCGTGGTCAACGTCCAGGGCGACGAGCCAATGATCCCGCCCGCCGTGATCGATCAGGTCGCCGACAATCTTGCGGCTCATCCCGAGGCGCGCATGTCGACCCTCGCCGAGCCAATCGAGGACGTGACCTCGCTGTTCAATCCCAACGTGGTCAAGGTCTGCTCTGATCTCCACGGCCTGGCGCTGACTTTCAGCCGCGCGCCGCTGCCCTGGGCTCGCGATGCCTTGGCGAAGTCCCGCGACACGCTGCCGGAAGGCGTGCCGTATCGCCGCCACATCGGCATATATGCCTACCGCGCCGGTTTTCTCCACGACTTCGTCAGCTGGGGCCCATGCTGGCTGGAAAACACCGAAAACCTCGAGCAGTTGCGTGCGCTCTGGCACGGTGTGCGCATTCACGTGGCCGACGCCCTCGAGGCGCCACCGGCCGGCGTCGATACCGCGGAAGACCTGGAACGCGTTCGTCGTCTGCTGGAGGCTTGA
- a CDS encoding Trm112 family protein, producing the protein MDTKLLDILACPICKGPLKLSADKTELISKGAGLAYPIRDGIPVMLESEARTLTTDERLDK; encoded by the coding sequence ATGGACACCAAATTGCTCGACATTCTTGCCTGCCCGATCTGCAAGGGTCCGCTCAAGCTCAGCGCCGACAAAACCGAGCTGATCAGCAAAGGCGCCGGCCTGGCCTACCCGATCCGCGACGGCATCCCGGTGATGCTGGAAAGCGAAGCGCGCACCCTTACCACTGACGAGCGTCTGGACAAATGA
- the lpxK gene encoding tetraacyldisaccharide 4'-kinase → MAFTDRLLDAWYNGHPALVLLRPLECLYRRVVNRKRARFLAGQGDIYKAPVPVVVVGNITVGGTGKTPLILWMIDHCRARGLRIGVVSRGYGAKPPSLPWRVLPQQTAEHAGDEPLLIVNRTGVPLMIDPDRSQAVRALLAEEPLDLILSDDGLQHYRLNRDLELVLIDAVRGLGNRRCLPAGPLREPVERLRSVDALLYNGAGADREDGFGFQLKPSALVNLVTGERRPVDHFPRGQQVHAVAGIGNPQRFFNTLEGLHWRPVPHAFADHAVFSAQALSFTPALPLVMTEKDAVKCASFAAPDWWYLTVEAVPSPAFVIWFDSQLTRLLP, encoded by the coding sequence ATGGCATTCACTGACCGACTGCTCGACGCCTGGTACAACGGCCATCCGGCGCTGGTGCTGCTGCGCCCGCTCGAATGCCTGTACCGGCGCGTGGTGAACCGCAAGCGCGCGCGTTTCCTCGCAGGGCAGGGCGACATTTATAAAGCGCCCGTTCCGGTGGTGGTCGTCGGCAATATCACCGTCGGCGGCACCGGCAAGACGCCGCTGATTCTCTGGATGATCGATCATTGCCGGGCGCGCGGGCTGCGCATCGGTGTGGTCAGTCGGGGCTACGGCGCAAAACCGCCGAGCCTGCCCTGGCGGGTACTGCCGCAACAGACTGCCGAGCACGCGGGCGATGAACCGCTGCTGATCGTCAACCGCACTGGCGTGCCGTTGATGATCGACCCGGATCGCTCGCAGGCCGTGCGCGCCTTGCTGGCTGAAGAGCCTCTTGATCTCATTCTTTCCGACGACGGCCTGCAGCACTATCGCCTGAATCGTGACCTCGAACTGGTGCTGATCGATGCCGTCCGCGGGCTTGGCAATCGCCGCTGCCTGCCGGCAGGCCCGTTGCGCGAACCGGTCGAGCGGCTGCGGAGCGTGGATGCGCTGCTGTACAACGGCGCGGGCGCGGATCGCGAAGACGGCTTCGGGTTTCAGCTCAAGCCCTCGGCGCTGGTCAACCTGGTCACCGGTGAGCGCCGGCCGGTCGATCATTTCCCGCGCGGTCAGCAGGTCCACGCAGTGGCCGGCATCGGTAACCCACAACGTTTCTTCAACACCCTCGAAGGACTACACTGGCGGCCTGTTCCACATGCGTTCGCCGACCACGCCGTGTTCAGTGCCCAGGCGCTGTCCTTCACCCCGGCATTGCCCCTGGTCATGACCGAGAAGGACGCCGTCAAATGCGCGTCTTTTGCCGCGCCGGACTGGTGGTACCTGACCGTGGAAGCCGTGCCTTCGCCGGCGTTCGTCATTTGGTTCGATTCGCAGTTAACCCGTCTTTTGCCATGA
- a CDS encoding ExbD/TolR family protein, with protein MKFRRRKPRETIDINLVSLIDVVFILLLFFVVTTTFTRETQLRVDLPQAVTGASADDVDKKHVDITINADGVYSVNNTLLGDSKLETLIDALQKESEGDTSLPLSISADGKTPHQAVITAMDAAGKLGFAHLRMTTVEAASAN; from the coding sequence GTGAAATTCCGCCGTCGCAAACCCAGGGAGACCATCGACATCAATCTGGTGTCGCTGATCGACGTGGTGTTCATCCTGCTGCTGTTCTTTGTTGTGACCACCACGTTCACCCGGGAAACCCAACTGCGCGTTGACCTGCCCCAGGCGGTGACCGGCGCTTCGGCCGATGACGTCGACAAAAAACACGTCGACATCACCATCAATGCCGACGGCGTGTATTCGGTGAACAACACCCTGCTGGGCGACAGCAAGCTGGAAACCCTCATCGACGCCCTGCAGAAGGAATCCGAGGGCGACACCAGTCTGCCGCTGTCGATCAGCGCTGACGGCAAGACCCCGCACCAGGCTGTCATCACCGCCATGGACGCCGCCGGCAAACTCGGTTTCGCCCATTTGCGCATGACCACCGTCGAGGCCGCATCGGCTAACTGA
- a CDS encoding MotA/TolQ/ExbB proton channel family protein: protein MWELVKSGGWMMLPIILSSIAAVGIIIERLWTLRASRITPPHLLGQVWRWIQDKQLSAEKLKELRADSPLGEILAAGLANSRHGREIMKECIEEAAARVIHELERYLATLGTIAAMAPLLGLLGTVLGMIDIFSSFTSSGMTGNAGMLAGGIGKALICTASGLTVAIPAIFFHRYLQTRVDELVVGMEQEAIKLVEVVQGDRDVDLTDAKPDIKAAARGEGKKK from the coding sequence GTGTGGGAGCTGGTCAAATCAGGTGGCTGGATGATGCTGCCGATCATTTTGAGTTCCATTGCCGCCGTCGGAATCATCATTGAACGCCTCTGGACCCTGCGCGCCAGTCGCATCACGCCGCCGCATTTGCTCGGCCAGGTGTGGCGCTGGATTCAGGACAAGCAACTGAGCGCCGAGAAGCTCAAGGAGCTGCGCGCCGACTCGCCGCTGGGTGAAATCCTCGCCGCCGGTCTGGCCAATTCCCGTCATGGTCGCGAGATCATGAAGGAGTGCATCGAGGAAGCCGCAGCCCGGGTCATTCACGAGCTCGAACGCTATCTGGCAACACTCGGCACCATCGCTGCCATGGCGCCGCTGCTGGGTTTGCTGGGCACCGTGCTCGGCATGATCGACATCTTCAGCTCGTTCACCAGCAGCGGCATGACCGGAAACGCTGGCATGCTTGCCGGCGGTATTGGCAAGGCATTGATCTGCACCGCTTCAGGCCTGACCGTTGCGATTCCCGCGATCTTCTTCCATCGCTATCTGCAAACCCGCGTCGATGAGCTGGTGGTCGGCATGGAACAGGAAGCCATAAAGCTGGTGGAAGTCGTGCAGGGCGACCGTGACGTCGACCTCACCGACGCCAAGCCGGACATCAAGGCTGCCGCACGTGGCGAGGGCAAGAAGAAGTGA
- a CDS encoding DNA internalization-related competence protein ComEC/Rec2: MRTGMLALALGLLTLRFLPALPPVWLLLAMPVVALMLLPFRTYPLAFYLFGLTWACVSASSALDDRLAERLDGQTLWLEGRVVGLPQTIDGVVRFQLDDPVSRRARLPEQIRIGWYGGPPVNSGERWRLAVKLKRPSGLANPGAFDYQAWLLAQRIGATGTVVDGQLLEPAQDNWRDGIRQRLLSVDAQGREGGLAALVLGDDSGLSAADWQVLQDTGTVHLLVISGTHIGLLAGLLYGLVAGLARWGAWPPFLPWLPSACIAAFAGALAYGVLAGFEVPVQRAVTMLGLVLLWRLRFRHLGATWPLLLALNLVLLAEPLITLRPGFWLSFLAVAILMLIFSGRLGPWSWLQSWTRAQWLIAVGLLPVLLMLSLPVSLSGPAVNLLAVPWLSLLILPLALLGTALLAIPPLGEGLLWLAGGAMDGLFRWLTFMADLAPAWTGPHVPLWVWPLSLFGALLLLLPKGLPMRPLGWPLLLLCIFPPQKTVPVGQVEVLQLDVGQGLAILLRTRNHALLYDAGPRFGDFDIGERVVLPAIRRAGLKQLDTLLLSHADADHAGGAAAVRKGVPVARVLTGDVGRMPTELSAESCRNGETWTWDEVTFSTWIWEQADEGNQASCVLSVEANGERLLLTGDIDVAAERAMLDDGFNVSAHWLQSPHHGSRSSSSRGFLRAVGARGVLISRGRNNAFGHPHPLVMSRYTWSGMEIHDSAVLGAITVQLGAYEKALAERRTRRFWRD, encoded by the coding sequence ATGCGCACAGGGATGCTCGCCCTCGCACTCGGACTGCTGACGCTACGTTTTCTGCCAGCATTACCGCCGGTCTGGTTGCTGCTGGCGATGCCCGTGGTGGCGCTGATGCTGCTACCGTTTCGCACCTACCCCCTGGCGTTTTATCTGTTCGGGCTGACCTGGGCCTGCGTCTCGGCGTCGTCGGCGCTGGATGACCGACTGGCCGAGCGACTCGATGGGCAAACGCTCTGGCTGGAGGGACGCGTCGTCGGGCTGCCGCAGACAATCGACGGCGTGGTGCGTTTTCAGTTGGATGATCCCGTTTCACGACGCGCGCGGCTTCCCGAACAGATCCGCATTGGCTGGTACGGCGGGCCGCCGGTCAATAGCGGGGAGCGTTGGCGTCTGGCGGTCAAGCTCAAACGCCCGAGCGGGCTGGCCAATCCCGGCGCGTTCGATTACCAGGCGTGGCTGCTGGCCCAGCGCATTGGCGCCACCGGCACGGTGGTGGACGGCCAGTTGCTCGAACCGGCCCAGGACAATTGGCGCGACGGCATTCGCCAGCGCCTGCTGAGTGTGGATGCCCAGGGCCGGGAGGGCGGTCTGGCGGCCTTGGTGCTGGGGGACGATTCCGGATTGAGCGCCGCTGATTGGCAAGTCCTGCAGGACACCGGCACCGTTCACTTGCTGGTCATTTCCGGAACGCACATCGGCTTGCTCGCCGGTTTGCTCTACGGCCTGGTGGCTGGCCTGGCCCGATGGGGCGCGTGGCCGCCATTTCTGCCCTGGCTGCCCTCGGCGTGCATCGCGGCCTTCGCGGGCGCGCTGGCATATGGCGTGCTGGCGGGCTTTGAAGTGCCGGTGCAGCGGGCTGTCACCATGCTGGGCCTGGTGCTGCTGTGGCGTCTTCGTTTCCGCCATCTGGGCGCAACATGGCCGCTGTTGCTGGCGCTGAATCTGGTGCTGCTCGCCGAGCCACTGATCACGTTGCGCCCGGGTTTCTGGCTGTCGTTTCTTGCGGTCGCGATCCTGATGCTGATCTTCAGCGGGCGACTCGGGCCGTGGAGCTGGCTGCAGAGCTGGACCCGCGCACAATGGCTGATCGCGGTGGGGCTGTTGCCGGTGCTGCTGATGTTGAGCTTGCCGGTGAGCTTGAGCGGTCCCGCCGTCAATCTGCTCGCCGTGCCGTGGTTGAGCCTGCTGATCTTGCCCCTGGCGTTGCTCGGCACGGCGCTCCTTGCTATCCCTCCGCTGGGCGAAGGTCTGTTGTGGCTGGCAGGCGGCGCGATGGACGGGCTGTTTCGCTGGCTGACGTTCATGGCCGATCTCGCTCCCGCCTGGACCGGCCCCCACGTGCCACTGTGGGTCTGGCCGCTGAGCCTGTTCGGCGCGTTGCTGCTGTTGCTGCCCAAAGGCCTGCCGATGCGTCCGTTGGGCTGGCCGTTACTGTTGCTGTGCATCTTCCCGCCGCAGAAAACCGTGCCTGTCGGGCAGGTCGAAGTGCTGCAGCTGGATGTGGGGCAGGGGCTCGCCATCCTGCTGCGCACCCGCAACCACGCCCTGCTCTACGACGCGGGGCCGCGTTTCGGTGATTTCGATATCGGCGAGCGCGTAGTGTTGCCGGCCATTCGCCGCGCCGGGCTCAAGCAACTGGACACCCTGCTGCTCAGTCATGCCGATGCCGATCATGCCGGTGGTGCCGCTGCCGTTCGCAAGGGCGTGCCGGTCGCGCGGGTGCTGACGGGTGACGTAGGGCGCATGCCGACCGAATTGTCAGCCGAGTCCTGTCGTAACGGGGAAACATGGACGTGGGATGAGGTCACTTTCTCCACATGGATTTGGGAGCAGGCCGACGAGGGCAATCAGGCTTCCTGTGTGCTAAGCGTCGAGGCCAATGGCGAGCGGCTGTTGCTGACCGGTGATATCGACGTCGCTGCCGAACGCGCGATGCTCGACGACGGCTTCAACGTCAGCGCCCACTGGCTGCAATCTCCCCACCACGGCAGCCGCAGCTCGTCGTCGCGGGGGTTTCTGCGGGCGGTCGGCGCTCGCGGTGTGCTGATTTCCCGTGGCCGCAATAATGCGTTCGGCCATCCCCATCCGCTGGTGATGTCGCGCTACACATGGTCGGGCATGGAGATTCACGACAGCGCTGTGCTGGGTGCTATCACCGTGCAATTGGGCGCTTACGAAAAGGCGCTGGCCGAACGTAGGACTCGACGCTTCTGGCGTGACTGA
- a CDS encoding DUF2062 domain-containing protein → MPRHLIKRYMPDPNSIREHKSLRFLGSLLHDPNLWHLNRHSVARAMGIGLFAALMPMPLQMLLAAVLAIWVRANMPIAVSLCWLTNPLTMPPVFYCTYKIGALLMGLPPRHFPDELSWDWISGQLSTLWQPFLLGSVVAGIVLGVAGYFGTMAYWRWWVGRQWKQRKAKRQ, encoded by the coding sequence ATGCCACGCCACCTGATCAAGCGGTACATGCCCGATCCGAACAGCATCCGGGAACACAAATCCTTACGCTTTCTTGGCTCTCTCCTGCACGACCCCAACCTCTGGCACCTCAATCGACATTCCGTGGCGCGCGCGATGGGGATCGGGCTGTTTGCCGCCTTGATGCCGATGCCGTTGCAAATGCTGCTGGCTGCCGTGCTGGCGATCTGGGTCCGGGCAAACATGCCGATCGCTGTCAGTCTGTGCTGGCTGACCAACCCGCTGACGATGCCGCCGGTGTTTTATTGCACCTATAAAATCGGCGCGCTGCTGATGGGCTTGCCGCCGCGGCATTTCCCCGACGAGCTGAGTTGGGACTGGATCAGTGGACAGCTGTCCACCTTGTGGCAGCCGTTCTTGCTGGGGTCGGTGGTGGCGGGGATTGTGCTGGGCGTGGCGGGGTATTTCGGGACGATGGCGTACTGGCGCTGGTGGGTCGGGCGGCAGTGGAAGCAGCGCAAGGCAAAGCGCCAATAG